In Hymenobacter aquaticus, a single window of DNA contains:
- a CDS encoding AAA family ATPase, producing MPDSTAPFTPAQLTRDHVLRALRHIDREGRPLPPSTVYDLVYKGRRYPPRPVLQLAFRLASGQPEATLPLLAGNPTNQLLERLDFTVTTKRPILANSPHDGDVAAQDAMQELYTGNGQAATAAKPAKARETAGAEAAEPLVPYELPPATPYDQATALRELFLSAESLAQAQAALQRRRNLILQGPPGTGKTFLARRLAWLGLGRTDASRVELVQFHPSYSYEDFVQGFRPDGQGSFRLTAGVLLDICRKATQDPGQPYYLLIDEINRGNVSRIFGELLLLLEADKRGPQHAVRLPYSPAEAPRFFVPDNLFVIGTMNMADRSLAPLDYALRRRFAFLPMTPEFGPPLQDFLAAHHVPQAVISRLVSRLTELNQAITDDPELGPDFQLGHSYFCQPPTAAADAPAWLDSILTQEIAPLLDEYWLDQPAQAAAHRKKLLRK from the coding sequence CTCCGTTTACGCCCGCCCAGCTTACCCGCGACCATGTGCTGCGGGCCCTGCGCCACATCGACCGGGAAGGCCGGCCGCTGCCGCCAAGCACCGTCTATGATTTGGTGTACAAGGGCCGCCGCTACCCGCCCCGGCCGGTGCTGCAGCTGGCGTTTCGGCTGGCCAGCGGGCAGCCCGAAGCCACCCTGCCCCTCCTGGCCGGCAACCCCACCAACCAGCTGCTGGAGCGCCTCGATTTTACCGTGACGACCAAGCGGCCCATTCTGGCCAACTCGCCCCACGACGGCGACGTGGCGGCCCAGGATGCCATGCAGGAGCTCTACACCGGCAACGGCCAGGCCGCAACGGCTGCCAAGCCCGCCAAAGCGCGGGAAACGGCCGGGGCGGAAGCCGCCGAGCCGCTTGTTCCCTACGAGCTGCCGCCCGCTACTCCCTACGACCAGGCCACGGCGTTGCGGGAGCTGTTTTTGTCGGCGGAAAGCCTGGCGCAGGCCCAGGCCGCGTTGCAGCGCCGCCGCAACCTGATTCTGCAGGGGCCGCCCGGCACCGGCAAAACGTTTCTGGCGCGCCGCCTGGCCTGGCTCGGGCTGGGCCGCACCGATGCCAGCCGCGTGGAGCTGGTGCAGTTTCACCCCAGCTACAGCTACGAGGATTTCGTGCAGGGCTTCCGGCCCGACGGGCAGGGCTCGTTTCGGCTGACGGCCGGGGTGCTGCTTGATATTTGCCGCAAAGCCACCCAGGACCCGGGCCAGCCCTATTACCTGCTGATCGACGAAATAAACCGGGGCAACGTCAGCCGTATTTTTGGGGAGCTGCTGCTCTTGCTCGAAGCCGATAAGCGCGGGCCCCAGCACGCCGTGCGCCTGCCCTACTCGCCGGCCGAGGCCCCGCGGTTTTTCGTGCCCGACAACCTGTTCGTCATTGGCACGATGAACATGGCCGACCGGTCGCTGGCCCCGCTGGACTACGCCCTGCGCCGCCGCTTTGCCTTCCTGCCGATGACGCCCGAGTTTGGGCCGCCGCTCCAGGATTTTCTGGCCGCCCACCACGTACCCCAGGCCGTTATCAGCCGCCTGGTAAGCCGCCTCACCGAGCTGAATCAGGCCATAACCGACGACCCAGAGCTGGGCCCGGATTTTCAGCTGGGCCACAGCTACTTCTGCCAGCCGCCCACCGCTGCCGCCGACGCTCCGGCCTGGCTTGACTCGATTCTAACCCAGGAAATTGCCCCGCTGCTGGATGAGTACTGGCTCGACCAGCCCGCCCAGGCCGCCGCCCACCGCAAAAAGCTGCTGCGCAAATAA
- a CDS encoding four helix bundle protein gives MKSDLTPADNPIVRISFDFALQILAYVQELEQVRRFVIAQQLLRSGTSIGANVREAQHAESRADFTHKCKVAAKEAAETEYWLLLCKHAPSYPEPPTALFATLLDIQRLLSRIISSSKANAAGTGNGTT, from the coding sequence ATGAAGTCGGATTTGACGCCGGCCGATAATCCCATCGTCCGCATTTCGTTCGACTTTGCCTTGCAGATACTGGCCTATGTTCAGGAGCTGGAGCAGGTTCGGCGCTTCGTTATTGCGCAGCAGCTGCTACGTAGCGGCACTTCCATTGGAGCCAATGTGCGTGAAGCCCAGCACGCCGAAAGCCGGGCCGACTTTACGCACAAGTGCAAAGTAGCCGCCAAGGAAGCCGCCGAAACGGAGTACTGGCTGCTGCTTTGCAAGCATGCTCCCTCCTACCCTGAACCGCCCACTGCTTTGTTTGCCACGCTACTAGATATTCAGCGGCTTCTGTCGCGGATTATCAGCAGCAGCAAAGCCAACGCCGCCGGCACTGGTAACGGCACCACCTGA
- a CDS encoding TldD/PmbA family protein, with product MKRREFVGLTSLAAGALFLPSFPGFGGTPVDPERLLEGVDPALKKRLADAALNAAKSAGATYADVRIGRYLNQSIFTREKQVQNIASGESFGAGVRVLANGTWGFAATNTVTEAGLAKAAQLAVAIAKANSKVQKEKVNLAPQKGYGEVSWKTPIVQNAFEVPIAQKVELMLAANAKALDNGANFVNSALFQINEQKYFASTDGSYIDQDVHRIWPTFGVTAVDRTTGKFRTREALSAPMGMGYEYMTPKAADKIAGPSGTGLIGYKNSYDILEDAALAAQQAKGKLTAKSVTPGKYDIVLDPNHLGLTIHESIGHATELDRVLGYEANYAGTSFATLDWKKQNKPYGSKLVNIIADKTQPGSLGAVGYDDEGVKTKQWDIIKDGMLVDYQKIRDQAAMVGQNESDGCCYAQSWQDVQFQRMANISLKPGTQKMSVDDMIKNVDKGIYIAGRGSFSIDQQRYNFQFGGTVFYAIEKGKIAGMLEDVAYQANTQEFWNSCSAICDESDYRLFGSFFDGKGQPPQVSAVSHGSATTRFNGVNIINTARKIG from the coding sequence TTGAAACGACGCGAATTTGTCGGGCTGACCAGCTTAGCGGCCGGCGCCCTGTTCCTGCCCAGTTTCCCCGGTTTCGGTGGCACCCCGGTTGATCCGGAGCGGCTGCTGGAAGGCGTGGACCCCGCCCTGAAAAAGCGTCTGGCCGACGCGGCCCTGAACGCGGCTAAGTCGGCCGGGGCCACCTACGCCGACGTGCGCATCGGGCGCTACCTGAACCAGAGCATCTTCACCCGCGAAAAGCAGGTGCAGAACATTGCCAGCGGCGAGAGTTTCGGCGCGGGCGTGCGGGTGCTGGCCAACGGCACCTGGGGCTTTGCCGCCACCAACACCGTGACGGAAGCGGGCCTGGCCAAAGCCGCGCAGCTGGCCGTGGCCATTGCCAAAGCCAACTCCAAGGTGCAGAAGGAAAAGGTGAACCTGGCCCCGCAGAAAGGCTACGGCGAGGTGAGCTGGAAAACGCCCATCGTGCAGAACGCCTTTGAGGTGCCCATTGCCCAGAAAGTGGAGCTGATGCTGGCCGCCAACGCCAAGGCCCTCGACAACGGCGCCAACTTCGTCAACTCGGCCCTGTTCCAGATCAACGAGCAGAAGTACTTTGCCAGCACCGACGGCTCCTACATCGACCAGGACGTGCACCGCATCTGGCCGACCTTCGGCGTAACGGCCGTGGACCGCACCACCGGCAAGTTCCGGACCCGCGAGGCCCTGAGCGCGCCCATGGGCATGGGCTACGAGTACATGACGCCCAAAGCCGCCGACAAGATTGCCGGCCCCTCGGGCACGGGCCTGATCGGCTACAAAAACAGCTACGACATTCTGGAAGACGCGGCCCTGGCCGCGCAGCAGGCCAAAGGCAAGCTCACGGCCAAATCGGTGACGCCGGGCAAGTACGACATCGTGCTCGACCCCAACCACCTGGGTCTGACCATCCACGAAAGCATCGGGCACGCCACCGAGCTGGACCGCGTGCTGGGCTACGAGGCCAACTACGCCGGTACCTCGTTTGCCACCCTGGACTGGAAAAAGCAGAACAAGCCCTACGGCTCAAAGCTGGTCAACATCATTGCCGACAAAACCCAGCCCGGCTCGCTGGGCGCGGTGGGCTACGACGACGAAGGCGTGAAAACCAAGCAGTGGGACATCATCAAGGACGGCATGCTGGTAGACTACCAGAAAATCCGGGACCAGGCGGCCATGGTGGGTCAGAATGAGTCGGATGGCTGCTGCTACGCCCAGTCGTGGCAGGACGTGCAGTTCCAGCGCATGGCCAACATCAGCCTCAAGCCCGGCACCCAGAAGATGAGCGTCGACGACATGATTAAGAACGTGGACAAGGGCATCTACATTGCCGGCCGCGGCTCGTTCTCCATCGACCAGCAGCGCTACAACTTCCAGTTCGGCGGCACGGTGTTCTACGCCATTGAGAAGGGCAAAATTGCCGGCATGCTCGAAGACGTAGCCTACCAGGCCAACACCCAGGAATTCTGGAACAGCTGCTCGGCCATCTGCGACGAGTCGGACTACCGCCTGTTCGGCTCCTTCTTCGACGGCAAGGGCCAGCCGCCCCAGGTGTCGGCCGTGAGCCACGGCTCGGCTACCACCCGCTTCAACGGCGTCAACATCATCAACACGGCCCGGAAGATCGGGTAA
- a CDS encoding 5-methylcytosine restriction system specificity protein McrC: MIPIQNLYYLLCYAWNRLPEREELLSVQAAPFHKPLELLTQVLLSGTRRLLRQGLGQAYVEQEEELPELRGRLLLAPSLSRDLLRRGRAVCAYDALTANTPFNGLLLGVLEQLGRTRRLAPALRHEVRAVCRRFPASVAATPCTTHALRQVRRRRPHGQEAFLLNICTLLHQSALPAPDAAGRSRFRDFRRDERLMAQLFEAFVRNFYRHEQRRFRVLSETITWQADAEQATDLALLPVMITDTTLEAPDRKIILDTKYYKEALRPRYDQQKLISPHLYQLYAYLQNQPVAPGQQLEGILLYPAARHELAARYTLGGHPVRVVTIDLNQPWPGIAHDLLALVR, encoded by the coding sequence GTGATTCCGATTCAGAACCTGTACTATCTGCTGTGCTACGCCTGGAACCGGTTGCCGGAGCGCGAGGAGCTGCTGAGCGTGCAGGCGGCCCCGTTTCACAAGCCGCTGGAGCTGCTTACTCAGGTGCTGCTCTCGGGCACGCGGCGCCTGCTGCGGCAGGGTCTCGGCCAGGCGTACGTGGAGCAGGAAGAAGAACTCCCGGAGCTGCGCGGACGCCTGCTGCTGGCACCCAGCCTAAGCCGCGACCTGCTGCGCCGGGGCCGGGCCGTGTGCGCCTACGATGCCCTGACGGCCAATACGCCCTTCAACGGCCTGCTGCTGGGGGTGCTGGAGCAGCTGGGTCGCACGCGCCGCCTGGCCCCGGCCCTGCGCCACGAGGTGCGCGCCGTGTGCCGCCGCTTTCCGGCCTCGGTAGCGGCCACGCCCTGCACGACGCACGCGCTGCGGCAGGTGCGCCGGCGGCGACCCCACGGGCAGGAGGCCTTTTTGCTGAACATCTGCACGCTGCTGCACCAGAGCGCCCTGCCCGCGCCCGACGCGGCGGGCCGCAGCCGTTTCCGGGATTTCCGGCGCGACGAGCGGCTGATGGCCCAGCTCTTCGAGGCTTTTGTGCGCAACTTCTACCGCCACGAGCAGCGCCGCTTCCGGGTGCTGTCGGAAACCATAACCTGGCAGGCCGACGCCGAGCAGGCCACCGACCTGGCCCTGCTGCCGGTGATGATAACCGACACGACCCTGGAAGCGCCGGACCGCAAAATCATCCTCGACACGAAGTACTACAAGGAGGCTCTGCGCCCGCGCTACGACCAGCAAAAGCTGATTTCGCCCCACCTCTACCAGCTCTACGCCTACCTGCAGAACCAGCCCGTTGCCCCCGGTCAGCAGCTGGAAGGCATCCTGCTCTACCCCGCCGCCCGCCACGAGCTAGCCGCCCGCTACACCCTCGGCGGCCACCCTGTGCGCGTCGTCACCATCGACCTGAACCAGCCCTGGCCCGGCATTGCCCACGACCTGCTGGCGCTGGTTCGGTGA